The sequence AGTTCACCCTTTTATAGCActcaaaatatctttttatatagcttttatttttttgttttttttatttttttaatctatctaatatattatttaatatttttataaatctgtCATTTAATATCttacaataaaaaagtaattatataaaaatattatatgtcgCGTTAGATggataaaaaacaaaaaataactaaataattaacatttttctaaaagaaaataagaaatagtatatatatatatatagatagtATTAAAGTGCGTTCTTGCGTGAAAGTCATACTTGgaaaaccataaaataaaactttcaaAGTGAGTgatttcattcattttttccTCCTTTCCTTTAGCCATACTCAAAGGCTGATTGTGAACCCAATATAATAAACTTGAACATATCCAAGATATTATCAACTTCTGTTAATTAAATCTTacaatattaatattgatattgcaaaaataaaatgttagtaaaatttgaaaattgcatatataaaaaaaacgaaagaaaaatcaatcaTTTATAACTGCAAAggttattataataaatcaataagaTTTAAATGAGCTAAAAGAGAAAACATGCAAAGGACAAAAGTACCGCTAAGACAAGTGAAACCAAAAGTGCCAAAAACCAAAGTTAGAAGATCAAAAAACTGAGATAACTCTGCTTGTTTTTTGAGCTTGTAATTATACCCAGATGCATAGTTCCACCCATGTTCACATCTGCAACATCTCTCAAGCCTCTCCTTCATCTTAACCTCCTGTATTCTCTCTTTCAAGACACTCAAATTTGCCTCAACAATGTCACTGGGTGACCTCCCTGTCAAGGAACATTCAAATCAAAGACTAATCTCTATCTCTTGTTGCATATTAAAGAgtggaaaaaggaaagagattCTTGTTAGCTAGGGTTTTACCTTCGTCTCTAAATCTCTGTGCTCGAACTTGCAAAGCTGGACGACGAGTAACACTGAGCTTGAGAGATGGCTTTATCAGAGCTGTGTAACATGAAGAAGATAACGAAGAAGCCATGGAAATGGAAAACTATTGTTCGGTTTCCTCTTGAGatgggttcttttcttttgagatAAAATTATACAGAAAGTGGAAGAGAAGTTGGTCAGGTTGGTTACTGCCTGTCTTTGTTTACAAAATGACCTTATTTTGGTACCCTTTTATATCATAAGAAATGAGGGCTAATCAATATATTTGGTCAAACATAGGTTTTGTAATACTTGAAGACAACTCATATGGAAGCTTGCCATAAACATGAAAAGTATTATCAGCAGAATGatctaaacaaaattaattaatcattcTAATAGCTACTAGGCGGCAAGGAAGTTTGCACGAACTAACCcttcctttttaatttcttttaggaGATAAAGACCCGCCTGATTAAGTAATCTGTAAAAGCAtctctaataatatttttttatatatttttctattaaattataaataattaactctCTATTATGTGTATTTCAACAATATTCTATATATTACTGcatacttaattttttattaataaagtaaaaagagaaagaattaaGTCTAAGAGAAAGAAtgtgatttaaaaaaataaaaaaataaaaaataataactaatttatttaaaagtcaCTTTCtccctttttaaatttaaaaataatttaagaagagaaaatgtgatttttaatttagtttagaaaaaaaagataaattaggAAGTATTTtagaagtttaatttttatatatatttcatataatagaaaatgagTATAACTTAGGGTATGTTTGGTTTGGTTCAACATCAATGCAACTAGTAGTTGATGAATGAtagctgataaattaaatattttaataaaattttatttgcggttattgttaatatgttaaatgaccattaatattaaaatttataagaaatttataattttatgtaaatttatagGTGAGGAAATTAGATTAAAGCCATATACACTGAATGTATAAGAAAagttagtattatataaatgacaaaagaagcagaaaaatggtttttaattttaagtttctGGTAGTGAAGCTCAGAGTTATCTCTAATTTTGCTGGGTGATACGTGTCAGTAGTCTTAACAAAGAGTCGAAAGAAATTCTGAAAAGAGCAAAATTGGGCCATGTCACAAACAGATaactttattaaatatttctgCAAAATGACAAAACATTTTGTGTTCTATTACATTAATCTAATTGTTgtaagaattaaatataatttaaaactaggACATGATCTTATGCCTAACAGCTAATAATAATGCATAATTCTAGGGCATGAGTCCAAAATTCTCCTTTTCCCTATGATCGGTTAAGCTTCTTATTTAATGAGTCTCTTTTCTATtctcaataatattattaccCTATAATCATTCcaaccatatatatataattacaatatGCATATGTGTACAAGCTTACGCTCCTTTTCCATTCTCTGtaaaatttaggattttaagagactttttttaaataatttataaaaagaatacatgAAATAAGCTAAAAGATTATAAtctactaaattaatattttaattaagaattactttgtaatacaataaatagtgaatattataattatacctTTAGTAAGTTTTTTTGCCCTATGCCATTACTTGAAATTGTTTCTTTCATacattcttttcaaatttctatTAACCATATCATGAAATCAAttcaaaaactaaatataatc comes from Ricinus communis isolate WT05 ecotype wild-type chromosome 5, ASM1957865v1, whole genome shotgun sequence and encodes:
- the LOC125370130 gene encoding uncharacterized protein LOC125370130, which codes for MASSLSSSCYTALIKPSLKLSVTRRPALQVRAQRFRDEGRSPSDIVEANLSVLKERIQEVKMKERLERCCRCEHGWNYASGYNYKLKKQAELSQFFDLLTLVFGTFGFTCLSGTFVLCMFSLLAHLNLIDLL